The following are encoded together in the Gasterosteus aculeatus chromosome 7, fGasAcu3.hap1.1, whole genome shotgun sequence genome:
- the LOC144410387 gene encoding uncharacterized protein LOC144410387 isoform X3: MGEAMEAAMARLLQAQAQQVQSMAALQGTFDRLAENLTPRAPHASPTALLTKQTPGDDVEAFLEVFERTAEREGWPEDRWAHILAPFLTGDAQRAYQDLGTREATDYPTLKGAILAHYGHNLAGRAQRVHDWVYDPQGPVRSQVVRLGRLTRSWLVTGEGPAAIDRVVMDRCIRALPLDAKRWAAQNHPASVDELINLLENHRVSQQMTAGTCPAPRGLEGRAPIRPSATLLRPAPRTAPRPTPDRSEWRCFSCGQLGHIARQCPAGDVPMPSASTEEQHRPGRCLMTTCWTPPIPGAATVPVRVGNQDTSALIDSGSVVTLIRPEWAEGEEGPRIEVTCVHGDLKAYPTRWIQVCTPRGSFSLRAGLVPDLPVPMIIGRDCPIFERFWGLRPRGGHDRASQPRPIRRGRPRAACAAHAPSGSSDEGPPEEARPLPPSPSTAPGGSNRAGGRTPDTDTATEGSQIPRGGEGGSLTEFSEFPLVADGMGNRKGQFATAQKEDDTLKHAWARVLAHDGQPIDPVSALSYPFFVTKNSLLYRMCQKGGQTVEQLVVPRPYTSKVLYLAHSHLMGAHLGMDKTRERIETRFYWPGMKRAVVDYCAGCPECQLVAPRPSVRHPLIPLPIIEEPFERLAMDIVGPLPKTSRGHRYILVIIDYATRYPEALPLRAATAKAVGKELFLLFSRVGIAKEILTDQGTCFMSRVLKEMLRLLQVKQLRTSVYHPQTDGLVERFNQTLKRMLKKVMEADGKNWDQLLPYVLFGVREVPQASTGFSPFELLYGRRPRGLLDIAKEAWESQPSPHRTIIEHVDQMRTRMAQVWPVVREHLQQAQQAQARVYNRGAQVRAFQPGERVLVLVPSADCKFLAKWQGPYEVVTRVNEANYQVRQPGRRRPLQLYHVNLLKKWQSLPGPPAQPTPALTARIPLPNVPMGDHLSPSQLQDLREVVWQHLDVFSDLPGRTAVATHDIRTEPGVTVRVKPYRVPEARREAIRQEVSRMLQLGVIEESHSAWSSPVVLVPKPDGSYRFCNDFRRLNDASQFDAYPMPRVDELIDRLGTARFISTLDLTKGYWQVPLTTRAREKTAFATPEGLYQYTVLPFGVHGAPATFQRLMDKILRPHQGYAAAYIDDIVIHSDDWETHLSRLRAVLGALRGAGLTANPKKCRLGLEEASYLGYRIGRGNVRPQDAKVEAILSWPRPKTKRQVKSFLGLVGYYQRFIPRYATMAAPLHDLTRKRGPDKVKWNTEANGAFECLRQALCTKPVLVTPAFSLPFLVHTDASEVGLGAVLSQVRDGEEHPVMYISRKFLPNERAYSTVEKEALAIKWALDKLRYYLLGRSFTLVTDHAPLKWMAQAKDSNARVTRWFLTLQDYKFTVEHRPGKEHANADALSRRDVCMWAGRRGPGFLLGWGSCGNPRVQVPRSTNQHQGQVTKRGYAPPPPPGRQRAAQLRLMRLMK, encoded by the exons ATGGGAGAAGCAATGGAGGCCGCGATGGCCAGGCTTCTCCAAGCCCAGGCGCAGCAGGTGCAGAGCATGGCAGCCCTTCAGGGGACATTCGACCGGCTGGCTGAGAACTTAACCCCAAGGGCCCCTCACGCGTCCCCAACAGCTCTACTCACAAAGCAGACCCCCGGAGACGATGTGGAGGCCTTCCTTGAGGTCTTCGAACGAACGGCAGAACGTGAAGGCTGGCCGGAAGACAGGTGGGCACACATTCTGGCGCCTTTTCTGACAGGGGACGCCCAGAGGGCGTACCAAGACCTCGGGACCAGGGAGGCTACAGACTACCCAACGCTGAAGGGGGCCATCCTGGCCCACTATGGGCACAATTTAGCCGGCCGCGCCCAGCGGGTCCACGATTGGGTGTACGACCCCCAGGGTCCCGTGCGGAGCCAGGTGGTGCGCCTGGGGAGGCTTACCCGTAGCTGGTTGGTGACCGGGGAGGGTCCAGCTGCCATCGACCGCGTCGTTATGGACCGCTGCATCCGGGCCCTGCCTCTCGACGCCAAGCGATGGGCAGCCCAGAACCACCCCGCGTCGGTGGACGAGCTGATTAACCTACTGGAGAACCATCGGGTCAGCCAGCAGATGACGGCGGGGACATGCCCTGCTCCCCGAGGCCTTGAGGGACGGGCTCCGATCCGGCCATCAGCAACCCTTCTTCGCCCGGCTCCGAGAACCGCTCCGCGCCCAACACCCGACAGGTCTGAGTGGAGATGTTTTTCGTGCGGCCAGTTAGGACATATTGCCCGGCAGTGCCCTGCGGGCGATGTGCCCATGCCCTCCGCCAGCACGGAGGAACAGCACCGCCCAGGGAGGTGCCTCATGACTACCTGTTGGACCCCCCCAATACCCGGCGCCGCAACTGTGCCGGTTCGGGTCGGGAACCAGGACACCTCAGCCCTGATAGATTCGGGTAGTGTGGTTACCCTGATCCGCCCTGAGTGggcggaaggagaagaggggccACGCATCGAGGTGACCTGCGTCCATGGGGACCTCAAGGCATATCCAACGAGATGGATCCAGGTGTGTACCCCCCGGGGATCTTTTTCCTTACGGGCTGGGCTGGTTCCCGACCTCCCGGTCCCCATGATCATTGGACGCGACTGCCCCATTTTTGAGAGATTTTGGGGTCTGCGACCGAGGGGAGGGCACGATAGGGCCTCCCAGCCAAGACCCATCCGACGCGGGAGACCCAGGGCTGCCTGTGCGGCCCACGCTCCGTCCGGTTCGTCCGACGAGGGCCCCCCGGAAGAGGCAAGACCCCTTCCCCCCTCGCCTTCGACTGCACCAGGAGGCTCCAACCGGGCGGGGGGCCGAACCCCCGATACGGACACCGCTACGGAGGGATCCCAAATccccagagggggggagggcgggagccTTACGGAGTTCTCAGAATTCCCCTTAGTCGCGGACGGGATGGGGAACAGAAAGGGCCAGTTTGCTACAGCCCAGAAAGAAGACGACACCCTGAAACACGCCTGGGCTCGGGTGCTCGCCCACGACGGACAGCCCATCGACCCGGTGAGTGCCTTGTCTTACCCcttctttgttacaaaaaatTCATTGCTGTATAGGATGTGCCAGAAAGGAGGGCAGACAGTCGAACAGTTAGTAGTCCCTCGCCCCTACACCAGTAAGGTATTGTATCTGGCCCACTCCCACCTTATGGGCGCTCACCTAGGGATGGATAAGACACGGGAGAGGATAGAAACCCGGTTTTACTGGCCCGGCATGAAAAGGGCAGTCGTGGATTATTGCGCCGGCTGCCCAGAGTGCCAACTAGTGGCCCCCCGGCCCTCAGTGAGGCACCCGCTAATCCCCCTGCCAATTATCGAAGAACCATTCGAGCGACTTGCCATGGACATTGTAGGTCCACTGCCCAAAACTAGTAGGGGTCATCGATACATCCTAGTGATCATAGACTATGCAACCAGATACCCGGAAGCTCTACCACTGCGAGCTGCCACCGCCAAAGCGGTGGGTAAAGAATTGTTCTTATTGTTCAGTAGGGTAGGAATAGCAAAGGAAATCCTCACTGACCAGGGCACTTGTTTCATGTCaagggttttaaaagaaatgttaagacTGCTACAGGTGAAGCAACTACGAACATCAGTTTATCACCCCCAAACGGACGGCCTGGTAGAACGGTTCAACCAGACGCTAAAACGGATGCTTAAGAAGGTAATGGAGGCCGATGGGAAGAACTGGGACCAATTGCTACCCTACGTTCTGTTTGGGGTAAGAGAAGTGCCTCAGGCGTCCACAGGGTTCTCCCCGTTCGAGCTGCTGTACGGGAGAAGACCCCGCGGACTTTTAGACATCGCTAAGGAAGCCTGGGAGAGTCAGCCTTCACCCCATCGCACCATCATCGAGCACGTGGACCAAATGAGGACCCGGATGGCCCAAGTCTGGCCAGTAGTGAGGGAACACCTGCAACAGGCACAGCAGGCCCAAGCCAGAGTGTACAATCGGGGTGCCCAGGTACGTGCCTTCCAACCAGGAGAACgtgttcttgtgttggtccccaGCGCAGACTGCAAGttcctggctaagtggcaggGACCCTATGAGGTGGTGACACGGGTCAATGAAGCCAACTATCAGGTACGTCAGCCTGGCCGGCGCAGGCCCCTACAACTCTACCATGTTAACCTTCTTAAAAAATGGCAGAGTCTTCCAGGACCGCCGGCGCAACCCACCCCGGCCCTTACCGCTCGGATCCCGTTACCGAATGTGCCCATGGGAGACCATCTCAGCCCGAGTCAGCTGCAAGACCTACGTGAGGTAGTGTGGCAGCACCTGGATGTCTTCTCCGACCTGCCGGGCAGGACCGCCGTGGCCACCCATGACATAAGGACCGAGCCAGGAGTAACGGTTCGGGTGAAGCCGTATCGTGTCCCCGAGGCGAGGAGAgaggccatcaggcaggagGTGAGTAGAATGCTCCAGCTGGGGGTCATTGAGGAGTCCCACAGTGCCTGGTCCAGCCCAGTGGTACTGGTGCCCAAGCCAGATGGCTCTTACCGTTTTTGCAATGACTTTCGTAGACTCAATGACGCCTCCCAGTTCGATGCCTATCCTATGCCCAGGGTGGATGAACTGATAGACCGGCTGGGAACGGCCCGTTTCATCTCCACCTTGGACCTCACCAAAGGCTACTGGCAGGTGCCGCTGACAACTCGGGCCAGAGAGAAGACGGCCTTCGCCACCCCCGAAGGCCTATATCAGTACACCGTGTTGCCCTTTGGTGTCCATGGAGCCCCCGCCACATTCCAGCGGTTAATGGACAAGATTCTCCGGCCGCACCAAGGGTATGCCGCAGCCTATATCGATGACATTGTAATTCACAGCGACGACTGGGAGACTCACCTGAGCCGACTGAGAGCTGTTCTGGGGGCCCTTCGCGGGGCAGGCCTCACGGCAAACCCAAAGAAGTGCCGGCTGGGCCTAGAGGAAGCTTCTTACCTGGGCTACCGCATAGGACGGGGCAACGTGCGACCCCAGGATGCCAAGGTAGAGGCCATTCTCAGCTGGCCAAGACCCAAGACCAAGCGCCAGGTCAAATCATTCCTAGGTTTGGTGGGGTATTACCAGAGGTTCATTCCCCGCTACGCAACTATGGCAGCCCCCTTGCATGACCTGACGAGAAAACGGGGGCCGGACAAGGTCAAATGGAACACCGAAGCTAACGGGGCCTTTGAGTGCCTACGACAGGCTTTATGCACCAAACCGGTGCTAGTAACgcctgccttctctctcccattccTAGTCCACACAGATGCGTCGGAAGTGGGACTGGGCGCAGTACTATCTCAGGTacgagacggagaggagcaccCGGTGATGTATATCAGCCGAAAGTTTCTGCCAAACGAACGCGCTTACTCtactgtggagaaggaggcgctcGCCATAAAATGGGCACTGGACAAGcttcgctactacctcctggggcgGAGTTTCACCCTGGTGACCGACCATGCCCCCCTGAAATGGATGGCGCAGGCAAAGGACTCCAACGCCAGGGTCACCCGCTGGTTCCTGACCCTCCAGGACTATAAATTCACGGTGGAGCACCGACCAGGGAAGGAACATGCTAACGCGGATGCACTGTCCCGGCGGGACGTTTGTATGTGGGCGGGACGGCGGGGTCCCGGCTTTCTGCTGGGGTGGGGGagttgtggcaacccacgggtgcaggtccctaggagcaccaatcagcaccaaggtcaggtgactaaaaggggatacgccccgccccccccccccgggagacaacgagcggcacagctgcggctcatgaggctgatgaag tga